The Infirmifilum lucidum DNA segment GCACCCCGAGCTCTTCAAGAGGCTTGGCATAGACCCGCCTAAGGGCATCTTGCTCTACGGCCCTCCGGGTACTGGCAAGACTCTGCTCGCCAAGGCTGTCGCCAACGAGACCGATGCCTACTTCATTGCCATAAATGGCCCTGAGATAATGAGCAAGTTCTACGGCGAGAGCGAGCAGAGGCTCCGCGAGATATTCGAGGAAGCAAAGGAGCACGCCCCGGCCATCATATTCATCGACGAGATAGACGCCATAGCCCCGAAGAGGGAGGAAGTCACAGGCGAAGTCGAGAAGAGAGTAGTAGCACAGCTCCTAGCACTAATGGACGGCTTAGAGGCCAGGGGGGATGTAATTGTTATCGGCGCCACAAACAGGCCCAACGCGCTTGACCCTGCTCTAAGGCGTCCTGGGAGATTCGACAGGGAAATTGAGATCGGGATACCTGACAAGCGCGGGAGGCTTGAGATTCTCAAGGTTCACACCCGCAGTATGCCGCTCGCTAAGAACGTTGACCTCGAGAAGCTTGCAGAAATGACTCATGGCTACGTTGGGGCAGACCTTGCAGCTCTATGCCGAGAGGCGGCTATGAAGGCTTTGCGAAGAGTCTTGCCTAGGATAGACCTGGAGAAGGAAGAGATACCGCTAGAGGTTCTAGAGACAATCGAGGTTGAGATGGAAGACTTCCTCAACGCCTACAGGGAGATTACCCCGAGCGCTTTAAGGGAGATAGAAGTCGAAGTACCTAGTGTGAGGTGGGACGACATAGGTGGGCTTGAGGACGTTAAGCAGCAGCTGCGCGAGGCCGTCGAGTGGCCTCTTAAATACCCAGAGTCTTTTGGGAGGCTTGGCATAGACCCGCCTAAGGGCATCTTGCTCTACGGCCCTCCGGGTACTGGCAAGACTCTGCTCGCCAAGGCTGTTGCCACGGAGAGCGAGGCAAACTTTGTTAGCATAAAAGGGCCTGAGATCTTCAGCAAGTGGGTCGGCGAGAGCGAGAGAGCGATAAGAGAGCTCTTTAGAAAGGCAAGGCAGGTGGCTCCAAGCGTTATATTTATCGATGAGATAGATGCCCTGGCACCAATGAGAGGCCTTGTTTCATCAGATTCTGGAGTGACAGAACGCGTCGTCAGCCAGCTTTTAACTGAGATGGATGGCCTTGAGAGGCTTGAGGGTGTTGTCGTTGTTGCTGCTACGAACAGGCCGGACATAATCGACCCCGCGCTCCTCAGGCCCGGGAGGTTCGACAGGCTCATCTACGTCCCGCCACCCGACGAGAAGGCCAGGCTCGAGATATTCAGAGTGCACACGAGGAGGATGCCGCTAGCAGAAGACGTAGACCTAGCAGAACTAGCGAGGAGGACAGAAGGATACACGGGAGCAGACATTGAAGTCTTGGTGCGCGAAGCTGGGCTTATAGCTCTGAGGGAGGACGTCAATACTACGAAGGTCTACATGAGACACTTCGAGGAAGCTTTAAAGAAGGTTCGTCCGTCTCTTACGCCAGACATCATAAAGTTCTACGAGTCCTGGAACGAGAGGGCGAGGAGGGTTTCGAAACAGCAACTAACTGTGACAGGGTTCTACGTGTGACAGTGATGAGCAGGGTTATTCCTCTCATCTTAGATGAGCTGCAGCGAAGAGGTGGTCAGGCTAACGAAAAAGAACTCTACGAAAGTATTGCCAGGTCGTTAGAATCCAAGAATGGTTTAGAATTTACTTTTAAAGAATTCAACAGAATACTCCTGATTCTTGAGATACGTGGGTTCGTAAGAGTGTCTTACATTAAGAAGGGTTTGAGGGCGGTGCAATTAATCCAGGGAAACTTGCGGGAAAAGCAGCACCAGGGTGAAGGAGGTGGGGGTTGACATAAAGGAGCTCGTTGAACCGGTTGCTAGGGAAGTCGAGCTAAACTTGCTTACGGGCAAGGCTGTAGCTATAGATGCTTACAACAGCCTCTACCAGTTTCTAGCGACGATCAGGCAGAAAGATGGAACTCCACTCATGGACGCCCAGGGGAACATCACCAGCCACCTTAATGGGCTCTTCTATAGGACAATCAATTACGTAGAGAATGGCATTAGACCTGTCTATGTCTTTGACGGTAAACCGCCAGAAGTAAAGCTCAGAGAACTTGAGAGGCGGCAGCAGGTGAAAGCCGAGGCTGAAAAGAGGTACCTAGAAGCCCTTGAGAGGGGCGATTTAGAAGAAGCCCGCATATACGCCCAGCAGACAAGTCGGCTTACGAGTTCTATGGTAGAAGACGCTAAAAAGCTCTTAACATACATGGGTATACCCTTTGTTCAGGCACCCAGCGAGGGTGAGGCTCAAGCCGCGTTCATGACGCGGAGAGGCGATGTGTGGGCGTCGGGAAGCCAGGATTACGACTCGCTTCTCTTTGGGTCAGTTAGGCTTGTCCGCAATCTAGCGATTACAGGGAAGAGGAAGTTGCCGAGAAAGGAAGTATACGTGGAGGTGAAGCCTGAAGTTGTCGAACTCGAGGAACTATTGTCTTTTCACGGCATAACACGTGAACAGCTAGTAGTCATAGGCATACTAGTAGGTACAGATTACAACCCTGGAGGTGTCAAGGGCTATGGCGTTAAGAAAGCACTAAAGCTCGTCAAGGAGCTCGGCGACCCTGTAAAAGTCTTCAAGGCTATACCCTGGGAGTTCGAAACTCCTCCAGACGTGATCATGCAACTTTTCCTCGAGCCCGAGGTTACGGAGAACTATTCGCTACAGTGGAGGGAGCCGGACAAAGAGAAGGTGATAAAGTTCCTAGTCGACGAACACCAGTTCTCTATAAACAGGGTGGAAAACGCCCTCGAGAGGCTAGAGAAGGCTTACAAGACATTCTTCAAACAGGCGTCATTAGAAAGCTGGTTCGGGTTCTAGCCTCTTGATCGATGGCATTGTTGCGACAGACGAGCTAGAAGCCTATGGGCACCCAAACATAAGGGCTACGCACAGATCTACTCTCGAGATAACGAAGGACAAATCACTTACGCCACGGGGAGACTGCATACTAGGCGTCTCGGCAACAAAGTCCGCTAGCGAGTTATCGGAGGAGCTCAAAGACTCTCTACACAGGGGGCACCTACTCGTAGTAATACTGCTCATACCGGGCACAGGACTCTTCGACTACTTTACTGCCAAAGGGTCGCCTGGCCTTCTCTTTACAGACTCTCGCTCACTAGTCATAAGGAAGAGTGGCTACATCGATGGCAGGACTATAGCCATCCATTCTAGTAAGGCCGCTAGGGACATCAGGCGGGATCTCGTAGAGGGACTCAAAAACACCAGCACTCGACTCAGAGTTATTTTCACAACAACGTCCCAGCGCTATCCAAATGAAACAATCCTAAAACACATAATTGAAGGCACCTAAATGCCCTTCTAGGAACTAGAGTATTCAAGAATAGCAAGCGGGAATCTGAACCCTGGAAACTCTCGATATCCTGCAGTTCACGCAGACAGGAGCCTCCTGTAGAGGGAGCTGGCACAGTGTGGTTTTTCCAGCGCAGTGCCCGTAGCGTGTCATCTGTGCCACCAGTGTAGAGTAGTGTTGTAGCGAGGAGCCCCTCCTGGCCCTCAATGTGTCTCAGCAGGCTAAGTAACCCGTACGCCTGCGGTACAAGCCCCGCCCACCTACACGCCTTCCGTGAAGGGCCAGGTGGCTAATGCCACCAACGTCGGCGGCGAGCTCAGGCTAGATACACTCTCCTGAAAGCTGAACGTTTTGAGCTCGTGACAGGCTCTCTAAGAGGACGGACTCCACGGCGGGGGAAGGCCGCTCCTTCTCACTAGACATCTAGAACTGACGCAGGCTAACAAGCCCATTTTTCAAAAAACGGTTACCCGGTTAAAATGAAAAAATTATGGGCCGGCGGGGACTTGAACCCCGGACTTCCGCCGAGCAGCGACGCCCTACGGCGAGGGCGCGCACACTACGACTACGGGTCTGGAGCCTCGGCCTACCTTTAATCGACCGCCGCTCTACCTTGCTGAGCTACCGGCCCTCTTCACTACTGAAGAGTTAAAAGTCAACATAAATCTTTCTCTAGGCATAACTGCCGTCTCCCGCTCTTCACATCTCGCCTGACTCTGAGCCGAAAATCGCCAAGAGTAGCCCTCTAGTACAACAAAAATGGAAACAAGAGTTCACGGGAAGCCGGCCCTATTACGCATATTGTCCAGAGCCAAAACTTTTTAAGCACCCCCATGGAATCATCACTAGAGCCCCGGTCGTCTAGTGGCCCAGGAAGACCTAGTCCTGGAGTGGCGGCCTGTCGACGGGCTAAGTCTCGACAGAGAGCCGCAGATCCCGGGTTCGAATCCCGGCCGGGGCGTATTTTTGCGTATTTCAACCGGCTGGCCGTTTTTTGTGAAGCATTGTGGAGCGAATAATTTTAAATTGCGCAAAAGTTATATTCCCGGTCTAGTCTGGAGGTATGACAGGGGCCGGTGGCTCAGCCAGGTAGAGCATCCGGCTGATAACCGGGGGGTCCCGGGTTCAAATCCCGGCCGGCCCACTTTTTTTTACCAATTTTAACCGGGACGTTTTTTGTAAAAAAGTCTATTGCTGTGTACCTTCTTTACACATGTGGCGGGACAGCCCAGTGGTTATTACCTATGATCTCTGCCGTTAAAGTCACCAGCACGAGAATCATGTAACCAACGATGGTGGTTACGGCCGTGTAGATGGGCAGGAAGGAGGAGTGCCAGAAGTGGGGCTAGTGTGCCGGGTGTGGGTTGCCGCTTTTCATAGCGTGCCCGCAAGCGCCTCGAGCGGCGACCTCGTTGCCACCCGGCCTGTATAGATATAGGCGTAAACAATTAAATTCTTTATTCAGAGAATGGGGTAGGGTACATATGGGCAGTGATGCTGACCTTGAGATGATTAAGAGGAGAATGCTGCTAGAAATACAGAGGAAAATGCTAGAGAAGGAGGTCAAAAGAGCTGAGCCAGACTACTACGCGCTTTTCATGGAGCATTTAACAGAGGATGGTAAGCTCATGTTTGAAAAGGCGATCAAACAGTACGGTGAAACTGCCAGGAAAGTGGGTGAGAAGCTTGGAAGACTGTACTACTTGGGTCGTCTCCGGGGTGGAATGGATGCAGAGACAGTCTACTGGGTGTTTAGTGAAATTGGTCTCCCAATTAGGCTCGAGACAAAGATTGTGTACAAGAAGGGCGGGGAGGTAAAAAGCATCAGTGACGTGCTGAAAGAAGAGGAGTAAGGTTTTCTCGCATTACTCAACACATGAGAGAGCTCGCTTTTCGAGCCCGAACCGACTACAGCCGCTTTCCGAGCGGCCGCGACGACGCTGCCTGTGTTAACGTCAGAGGGTTTGCCCCCGCGTTCTCACTGAAACAGTGAGGCTAGTAAGACAGGGGTTAACAGAGGGTATAAATAGAGGTTGAGGCAATAGTTCCTGCGTTGTGGTGAACAAAAAATGGGAAAACCTGTGAAAATAGTGTTTGTCGGCGCGTCCTGGGCTAGTTTTAACGACAAGTTAAAGAAGATATGCCAGGAAGTAGCCGCAACCAGGGGGTTAGAATTCGAAGAGAGAGAGGAAGATTACGTTTTCCTAACCAAGTATGGAGAGAAGGACGAGCTTGGGGGAGCAGATATCCCACAAGTCTTTATATTGTACGATGATGGGCGGGTTAAACACGTGCTGACGAAGGTTCCAGTAGTTGGTACACAACCGGACTTTGAGTCCGCGCGGAGGAAAATTGAGGAGGCTTTAGGATAGTTTCTGCTATTTCTGTTGGGGTCTGAGGAACTCGTCTATTGGCGAGACTCCCAGTAGCTCATCGAAGCTGATTTCTAGCGCGTCTAGGACTTGCTCCAGTGTTGTCTTCATGACTTCCAAATACTTCTCAACATCTACTTCATCGATTCTCGCTAGTTGCAAGTGCTTCACGCCCTGCTTGTCCCTAGTTTTTATGTAGCTGACAAGGCTTCCCCTGGTGACGCTCATTGGTACGCTACCGTACAGTTTCCGGTACTCCATTAGGAGCTGCTGGGCGGCTTTCTTGTGCTGCGGTGTTGTCTTGTTGTACTCCTCTAAGTCTTTGGTAAGAACAACGTTGAAGGCTAACTGGTCTAGTGGTATCTCTCCTTCCTTTAGGAGTCTTATTGCTCTCTTTATATCTTCTCTTATCTTCTCGATGCTCTCCTCGAAGGACGTAATGTTCTCGGCCTGGGAGAGAGCGGATGTAATGTCTGTAAACAGGTTCTTTATAAAGTCTGGAGTATTCCTCTTCTTCCCTACAAGGCCTTTAACGTCTACTCTTCCGTCCTTGAGAGCCCCCAGGTAGTTCTTCTTCCTCTCGCTGAATACAACCCATTTGTACTCCTTGTCTATGCTGAGGTCTATTCTCAACTCATCCAGGATAGACTGGAGGAGTTTCTCGAGTTGTTCTTGCGTGGGGTTCCACAGGAAGAGGCTATCTGTGTCCCCGTAAAGGACTGGTATCCCTAGATCTACGGCTCTACGCATGGTTTTCAAAATTGCGTACCTGCCTAGCGCTGTAGTGCTCTCAGCTACTGGTGGGCAGTAGAGCGGGAAGGCCTCTGAGCCGAATACGCCGTAGCTTGCATTCAGGAATACTTTTAGCGCTGACTGGATCACCTCGTATTGTTGTTTTTCTTCATCGTCCTTGCTCTCTTTGGCTACCTTCTTGTATACATATACACGTAGGTCTCTAAGGATGCCAATGAGTGATGACATCATGCCTTTTTTCCTCGTACAGACCCAGTGGGTCGTTCCGGGCACAATGTTCTTCTTGCATTCCTCGTGGGGGCACCGAACCGTCTCGTAACTTAGGTTACCTGTTTTGATCACGCTCGGGTACAGGCTGGCGAAATCTACGACTAAAACGTTGAAGTACACGCCGGGTATGGGGTCTATGACTATGGCTCCGAGGTACTTTTTGCCCTTAATGATGGCTTTCGTTGAAGTCTCTCCCTTTTGTTGGATTATCTCTTCGGGGTTAGGTATGAGCCATCCCCTCTGCCTGTGTTCAAAATAAAACATGTTGCGTATCCAGGCAGAAATATTGTGCCGTGTTAGGTCTTCCATCGGTAGCTTTGAAATTCTCATCATCAGGATTATCAGCTTCATTACCAAGTCGTCGCTGAACGCTGTAAGCTCGTACGTTAGCTCAGCGTCCCGGAAGCTATACTCGGCTAGCTTCTCATAACTCATCTCCGGGATCGTATCCTCATGCTTAACTTTACCTTTGCCCAGGAGTGCTAGAGCTATTTCGTCGAGGGTTTGCCCTTCCCTGTACTTGTTCCCGAAAGCATACACCTTCATCGACTTGTTGGTGAAGAATTTGTAGAGGTCGATGTGTATTGAGTTGCGGAGCTCTGCATACTCGGCTTTTTCACTCCATACTATAGGCACGTTCTCTTTCTTAAAACCCAGCTTTAATGCCCTACTGTATAAATAGGGGAGGTCGAAATTGTCGCCGTTAAATGTCAGGACGACGGGGTAGCTGTCGAGGAGAGTGAATACAGCGTGTAGGAGATCCTTTTCATTGTCGAAGAACCTGACTTCTGCACCTGGGATGTTTATGGATTTTTCCTCATCTTCACTCCGCCTCCTCAGAAGCAGAACCCCTCTCTTACCGTCGGAAGAGTAGTAGGAAACTGCAATGACCCTGTCCTCTGCCAGTTTAGGGCTGGGAACTCTAAAAGCTTCAGACTCGACTTCGATGTCTATAGCTATCCTCCGGATCTTGGGTATCGGAGCATTCAGCAACCTGGCCCACTCGAGCATTTCCTCCTCTTGGATCTTGTCCTCGCTCAGACTCTTGACAAGCCTCCTAATACTCTCTGGAACCTCTACTTCAACGGGCTTAGGCTCTCCGTTTGTCAGCACGTAGGGCATGCCTGGAATCAATTGCCTGTCGTAGATGTAGCAGTGGTGATACTTGATCTTTGACTCCCAAGTGTGCCCTCTTAATACCTCGCGGATGCTTTTAGGAGACCCCCCGATTGACAATGGGTCTAGAGCCTCTACCTTTGTCATCTTAACCCAGCGGTCGCTTAGCGCGTCGTACTTTTCGACTACGTCGAGTTTATTAAAGCCCGGGTGTCGCACTACCTCGGGGTACTTCTCTAGGAGTTCTTCTGGTGGAAGTTCTGTCAGAAGGTAGGGTTTATGCCCGCTGTGGTCAGGAACAGCCCTCAATGTTCCGCCCTCATCGTCGTAGAAGTACATTACGGCTCTTCCTTCTGCTCCGGAATACCTAACAGAGAATAGGTACAGCACAGTCTCACCAGCTGAACCGCTCCACTTTCCACGCGCTCTTCCTGTAGTTCCGCTTGTACTCCTTGTAGTGCTCCTTACAGAGGTATACTCTCTTAGAGCCCTCCTTCAGCTTAAAGGGGGAGTTGCTCTTCTTAAAGTTTTCAAGCGATATTGATCTTACAGCGTCTCTATCGCAACCCTCTACGGAGCATTTTACCCCTTTGCTAACGCGCCCCATACTACTGCACTAATTTGAATATAAGCACCCGGAGAAATAAATAGAAAACGTTCTACTTCTTGTACCGCTTAGGCCTAAGGTCGCGGCTGTGACACCTGCGACACCTTTCAGCTTCCCAGGGATTGCGCGCATTACATTTTCTACATATCTTTACCTTAAAGTGGTGATCCAGAGCTAGCTGGAGTTTCTCAGGGTCTCTAATAGGCATAGATACCCCAGGTCACCGGAATGAGCTAAACAGTTATAACCTTTTTGCTTGAGAAGCGTGCTTGCCTCACTATAA contains these protein-coding regions:
- the fen gene encoding flap endonuclease-1 codes for the protein MGVDIKELVEPVAREVELNLLTGKAVAIDAYNSLYQFLATIRQKDGTPLMDAQGNITSHLNGLFYRTINYVENGIRPVYVFDGKPPEVKLRELERRQQVKAEAEKRYLEALERGDLEEARIYAQQTSRLTSSMVEDAKKLLTYMGIPFVQAPSEGEAQAAFMTRRGDVWASGSQDYDSLLFGSVRLVRNLAITGKRKLPRKEVYVEVKPEVVELEELLSFHGITREQLVVIGILVGTDYNPGGVKGYGVKKALKLVKELGDPVKVFKAIPWEFETPPDVIMQLFLEPEVTENYSLQWREPDKEKVIKFLVDEHQFSINRVENALERLEKAYKTFFKQASLESWFGF
- a CDS encoding CDC48 family AAA ATPase, coding for MPFCVSGCSYFWWCCVSSEEKPNEIELKVYEVRQHEAGRGRVRIDEDAMEALGISAGDVVEIEGKRKTVAIAWPGYAEDKGKGIIRMDGWTRKNAGVSIGDRVKVRKAEVKPALTVRLAPVSMTLAVDENFVAYVKKRLLDRPIIEGDIIQIPVLGQVIHFNVVSIKPKGVVVVTEKTQLKILERPVDVGRIPRVTYDDIGDLEEAKQKIREMVELPLKHPELFKRLGIDPPKGILLYGPPGTGKTLLAKAVANETDAYFIAINGPEIMSKFYGESEQRLREIFEEAKEHAPAIIFIDEIDAIAPKREEVTGEVEKRVVAQLLALMDGLEARGDVIVIGATNRPNALDPALRRPGRFDREIEIGIPDKRGRLEILKVHTRSMPLAKNVDLEKLAEMTHGYVGADLAALCREAAMKALRRVLPRIDLEKEEIPLEVLETIEVEMEDFLNAYREITPSALREIEVEVPSVRWDDIGGLEDVKQQLREAVEWPLKYPESFGRLGIDPPKGILLYGPPGTGKTLLAKAVATESEANFVSIKGPEIFSKWVGESERAIRELFRKARQVAPSVIFIDEIDALAPMRGLVSSDSGVTERVVSQLLTEMDGLERLEGVVVVAATNRPDIIDPALLRPGRFDRLIYVPPPDEKARLEIFRVHTRRMPLAEDVDLAELARRTEGYTGADIEVLVREAGLIALREDVNTTKVYMRHFEEALKKVRPSLTPDIIKFYESWNERARRVSKQQLTVTGFYV
- a CDS encoding DUF371 domain-containing protein, giving the protein MIDGIVATDELEAYGHPNIRATHRSTLEITKDKSLTPRGDCILGVSATKSASELSEELKDSLHRGHLLVVILLIPGTGLFDYFTAKGSPGLLFTDSRSLVIRKSGYIDGRTIAIHSSKAARDIRRDLVEGLKNTSTRLRVIFTTTSQRYPNETILKHIIEGT
- a CDS encoding DNA-directed DNA polymerase I, giving the protein MLYLFSVRYSGAEGRAVMYFYDDEGGTLRAVPDHSGHKPYLLTELPPEELLEKYPEVVRHPGFNKLDVVEKYDALSDRWVKMTKVEALDPLSIGGSPKSIREVLRGHTWESKIKYHHCYIYDRQLIPGMPYVLTNGEPKPVEVEVPESIRRLVKSLSEDKIQEEEMLEWARLLNAPIPKIRRIAIDIEVESEAFRVPSPKLAEDRVIAVSYYSSDGKRGVLLLRRRSEDEEKSINIPGAEVRFFDNEKDLLHAVFTLLDSYPVVLTFNGDNFDLPYLYSRALKLGFKKENVPIVWSEKAEYAELRNSIHIDLYKFFTNKSMKVYAFGNKYREGQTLDEIALALLGKGKVKHEDTIPEMSYEKLAEYSFRDAELTYELTAFSDDLVMKLIILMMRISKLPMEDLTRHNISAWIRNMFYFEHRQRGWLIPNPEEIIQQKGETSTKAIIKGKKYLGAIVIDPIPGVYFNVLVVDFASLYPSVIKTGNLSYETVRCPHEECKKNIVPGTTHWVCTRKKGMMSSLIGILRDLRVYVYKKVAKESKDDEEKQQYEVIQSALKVFLNASYGVFGSEAFPLYCPPVAESTTALGRYAILKTMRRAVDLGIPVLYGDTDSLFLWNPTQEQLEKLLQSILDELRIDLSIDKEYKWVVFSERKKNYLGALKDGRVDVKGLVGKKRNTPDFIKNLFTDITSALSQAENITSFEESIEKIREDIKRAIRLLKEGEIPLDQLAFNVVLTKDLEEYNKTTPQHKKAAQQLLMEYRKLYGSVPMSVTRGSLVSYIKTRDKQGVKHLQLARIDEVDVEKYLEVMKTTLEQVLDALEISFDELLGVSPIDEFLRPQQK
- a CDS encoding 50S ribosomal protein L40e, whose protein sequence is MPIRDPEKLQLALDHHFKVKICRKCNARNPWEAERCRRCHSRDLRPKRYKK